A DNA window from Melanotaenia boesemani isolate fMelBoe1 chromosome 6, fMelBoe1.pri, whole genome shotgun sequence contains the following coding sequences:
- the gpr20 gene encoding G-protein coupled receptor 20, which translates to MLKYNSTESWLFINTCLPVTASPANRSGMEAYLQRLAHLDEGLYNDFYGLWITLMVINSLIFLVGMVLNTVALYVFCFRTKQKTTSVIYTINLAVTDLLVNLSLPTRILLYYSGGACLTCSYMHIFSYFVNMYCSILFLTCICVDRYLAIVQVEASRRWRNSSVAKCVCISVWLFAIVVTYSFLSTAFQHTGCCLSKLLFLTITEFFLPLIVIVVFTLRIVWALVDRRLMQQSRERRKRAVQLLTTVLIIFTVCFTPFHIRQVLVYFYPDMPHHVIVYHLTVTLSSLNSCMDPVVYCFVTNNFQATMRHLFRRAEPEQTSGDIVSMQHSSKASGGTANAIANNVVMMTKMASSLQRDNMGKNNTL; encoded by the exons ATGTTGAAGTACAACAGTACTGAATCCTGGCTTTTTATAAATACTTGCCTGCCTGTAACAGCCAGTCCAGCTAACAGAAGTGGGATGGAAGCATATCTTCAAAGACTGGCACATTTAGATGAAGGCCTCTACAATGACTTCTATGGCCTCTGGATCACACTGATGGTCATAAACTCTCTCATTTTCCTG GTGGGCATGGTGCTCAACACAGTTGcactttatgttttttgttttcgcACCAAGCAGAAAACCACCTCGGTGATCTACACCATCAACCTGGCGGTGACTGACCTCTTAGTGAATCTTTCTCTGCCCACTCGCATCCTGCTTTACTACAGTGGAGGAGCTTGTCTCACCTGCTCCTACATGCACATCTTCAGCTACTTTGTCAACATGTACTGCAGCATCTTGTTTCTAACCTGTATATGTGTTGACCGTTACCTTGCCATTGTGCAG gtTGAAGCTTCCCGTCGCTGGAGGAACTCCAGTGTTGctaaatgtgtgtgcatttctgtCTGGCTGTTTGCCATCGTGGTCACATACTCCTTTCTCTCTACTGCTTTCCAACATACAGGCTGCTGCCTCTCAAAACTCCTTTTTCTTACAATCACTGAGTTCTTCTTACCCCTCATCGTCATTGTGGTTTTCACATTGCGTATTGTGTGGGCCCTGGTGGACCGTCGCCTGATGCAGCAGAGCAG GGAGAGGAGAAAGAGAGCTGTCCAGCTGCTAACCACTGTGCTGATCATCTTCACAGTCTGTTTCACACCTTTTCACATCAGACAA GTTTTGGTGTACTTTTACCCTGATATGCCCCATCATGTGATTGTGTACCACTTAACTGTCACCCTCAGTAGTTTGAACAGTTGTATGGATCCTGTTGTCTACTGCTTTGTTACAAATAATTTCCAG GCCACTATGAGACATCTTTTCCGTCGTGCAGAGCCAGAGCAGACCAGTGGTGACATTGTCAGTATGCAGCACAGCTCCAAGGCCTCAGGAGGGACTGCTAACGCCATTGCTAATAATGTGGTTATGATGACTAAGATGGCCAGTTCACTGCAAAGAGACAATATGGGGAAGAATAACACactgtaa